The Amphiura filiformis chromosome 15, Afil_fr2py, whole genome shotgun sequence region GTCTTTACGCCAGCAGAAATATCTTTGAAATCTCTTGCTATTCGCACGGTCTTATCAAATTCTTGTGTTGAATTATGAAGTCCATTATAAAATCCACGCATATTTTTGTACACAAGCAAAGAAAGAACGGAGCTGTCAAAACGATGAGGATGATTGCTCCCATTCGGTGGTTTCCAACCTCTATGCGCCCCTTCCGGACTGATGCATTGTGGTCTTAAAGCGCAATCTACCATGGGTGTAATGATATTTTCATGAAGAAAACTGTTATTGACGTACAATACTCGGCCTGCCGATATCCACGGCGTGTATCCAATATCATTTTTATACCTGTCTCGTTTTACTTTCAGTTCTAGAAAAGTCTTCGGATGCGTCATATAGTACTGGGCTTCTTTTAGGCGTGGATTGAACGAATGAATATGTTGCATGAAGCCGTGGTTTTCTTTCAGGAACTGGAAGAGAAAAGATAGTGATCTTCGAAATCGGACGGAGGAGTCTCCGTAGAATATTGATCCAAACTCCGTTAATGTTTCCTGAAAttgagaagaagaaaaaagtgactCGAGAAGAAATGGCAATTGTGAAATTGTAATGGGGGGGCATCAAACTTtagtgggtatgttccccggaattCGGAGATGGGTTTTTGGCATGGTGCACCAGTAACAAGGagatctttcggagctgcgaacggtaaaaatcaagggtctttcttggctttcttgtTGAAATTCGCCTTCAAAACAGAAATGGGAGAAATTAGCTAATTTGAGGGTCTTTTCATGCTTTTGGAGCTGTTGTTGATCCAAGAATATGAGTCTTCCGGAGGAGCCCCGTATGATCATTTGTAAAAGTGTCCCCACGGGGTGTTGCTGCACGGTATAATTCCCCCGAATCCGCTTTAGTATTTTCAACCAACGATGTCAGTTCGTGGTCTATAAGGCTCGTCATTATTATATGTCTCCTATATGCCTCCGTAATTACCTACCTTTATAATCAGCGGCTTCCAAGCGTACGTGTGAAGATTCTTTACGTGACGTGGGtactttttaaaatcaaattgGCGGAGATCGACATTACACATTGTCTTCATCTGTGAAAACATATCGatgaaaaacaatattatttgcaGATTAATT contains the following coding sequences:
- the LOC140171909 gene encoding uncharacterized protein, whose amino-acid sequence is MARLKTLLKKIFIVALLVLSAIFVWNSTKETGKFHRYVKAEDADQSNWNSDDDIQNYDESYERTNVTIDILMNYNQQSISNTTSRYALIDIDKHMPDVDYLFSRTAVVTAVSSNHFDEIKGMIASSQRRMPQTKIVAYDLGLTPEQAAKMKTMCNVDLRQFDFKKYPRHVKNLHTYAWKPLIIKETLTEFGSIFYGDSSVRFRRSLSFLFQFLKENHGFMQHIHSFNPRLKEAQYYMTHPKTFLELKVKRDRYKNDIGYTPWISAGRVLYVNNSFLHENIITPMVDCALRPQCISPEGAHRGWKPPNGSNHPHRFDSSVLSLLVYKNMRGFYNGLHNSTQEFDKTVRIARDFKDISAGVKTLQFEPNCRHREKRQAQCDC